A portion of the Granulosicoccus antarcticus IMCC3135 genome contains these proteins:
- a CDS encoding FecCD family ABC transporter permease, producing MNTGSLSWLHRSLLVAVVLVLALVSLCLGQEWISPWTALSLPFTDPDSVTAVIVREIRLPRTLIAIVAGTSLGLSGAAMQGLLQNPLASPGLVGSASGAALGAVTALYFFSGSWHPQSVPLAGMLGALLATGLVYLLAGRGSSVSTLILAGVAINSLAAALLSLLLNLAPSPFAVRELVLWTLGDLADRSLRDLWVMMPCTLAGWLLLTGVGRSLDALTLGERTARSMGINMQMTSWRVFIAVSLCVGAAVATTGMIGFIGLVVPHLLRPLANHQPGKLLPLAALGGAIMLLIADIGVRLISLHGALPAPLKVGVLTALVGAPFFLVLILRSRRNYLR from the coding sequence ATGAACACAGGCTCACTATCCTGGCTGCACCGGTCACTGCTTGTTGCAGTTGTACTGGTATTGGCACTTGTGAGCCTGTGTCTTGGGCAGGAATGGATCAGTCCCTGGACGGCCCTCAGCCTGCCCTTTACCGATCCTGATTCGGTAACGGCTGTCATCGTGCGTGAGATACGCCTGCCACGTACACTGATAGCCATCGTTGCCGGAACATCACTTGGCTTATCCGGCGCCGCCATGCAAGGTTTGTTGCAGAACCCTCTGGCCAGTCCCGGACTGGTGGGCAGCGCCAGTGGTGCCGCCTTGGGTGCAGTAACAGCCTTGTATTTTTTCAGTGGCAGCTGGCACCCACAAAGTGTGCCCCTGGCCGGCATGCTTGGCGCACTGCTGGCCACCGGACTGGTCTACCTTCTGGCTGGTCGTGGCTCTTCGGTGAGCACGCTGATTCTGGCAGGGGTTGCCATCAATTCACTGGCTGCAGCACTTTTATCCCTGCTACTCAATCTGGCCCCTAGCCCCTTTGCCGTACGCGAACTTGTACTCTGGACACTCGGTGATCTGGCTGATCGCAGCCTGCGGGATCTGTGGGTCATGATGCCATGCACACTGGCAGGCTGGCTTCTGCTCACAGGTGTCGGACGCTCACTGGATGCACTGACTCTGGGTGAACGTACTGCCCGCAGTATGGGTATCAATATGCAAATGACATCCTGGCGCGTTTTCATTGCCGTGTCTCTGTGTGTCGGCGCCGCGGTTGCCACCACCGGCATGATCGGCTTCATAGGCCTGGTCGTGCCACATCTGCTCCGACCACTAGCCAACCACCAACCTGGTAAATTATTACCGCTGGCAGCACTAGGCGGAGCCATCATGCTGTTGATCGCTGATATCGGGGTTCGCCTGATATCGCTGCACGGTGCGCTACCGGCACCTCTCAAGGTAGGCGTATTGACGGCTTTGGTTGGCGCACCCTTCTTCCTCGTGCTGATCCTGCGCAGCCGCAGAAACTACCTGCGATAA
- a CDS encoding ABC transporter ATP-binding protein — protein sequence MSDQLRLQASSVSITRSERTIVSDVSLQVFAGELVGLIGPNGAGKSTLLAALAGIDTTVQGSIELDGCPLKNLSATERALQIAWIEQMGSVNWPVTVERLVMLGRIPHLPVWCRATQEDTQAVESALSLSDCQSLRLRQVNTLSGGERARVLLARALAAEPSLLFADEPISTLDLGHQLQTMQLLRDFASGPKAAVVVMHDLSLAARYCDRLYLMHEGRMAAAGEIAQVLSAQNLARVYGVSAITGHEKSVPWIIPLERLS from the coding sequence ATGTCTGATCAACTGCGACTCCAGGCCAGCTCGGTATCCATCACACGCTCTGAACGAACCATTGTCAGCGATGTGTCTCTACAGGTTTTCGCCGGTGAGCTGGTCGGCCTTATCGGACCCAATGGTGCGGGTAAATCCACCTTGCTGGCAGCACTGGCCGGCATTGACACCACCGTGCAAGGTTCCATCGAACTGGATGGCTGCCCCCTGAAAAATCTGAGCGCCACAGAACGTGCGTTACAGATCGCCTGGATTGAACAAATGGGATCAGTCAACTGGCCTGTCACGGTCGAGCGCCTTGTCATGCTGGGCAGAATCCCTCATCTGCCCGTCTGGTGCCGTGCGACTCAAGAGGATACGCAAGCCGTGGAATCAGCACTGAGCCTGTCTGACTGCCAGTCATTAAGGCTACGCCAGGTGAACACATTATCCGGTGGCGAACGGGCTCGCGTGTTATTGGCCAGAGCTCTGGCAGCAGAGCCTTCATTGCTGTTTGCTGATGAACCCATCTCAACACTGGACCTGGGGCATCAGCTTCAAACCATGCAGTTATTGCGCGATTTTGCCAGCGGCCCCAAGGCTGCCGTCGTGGTCATGCATGATCTGTCACTAGCCGCCCGTTATTGCGACAGACTTTATCTGATGCATGAGGGCCGCATGGCTGCTGCCGGTGAGATTGCTCAGGTTCTGAGTGCACAGAACCTGGCCCGTGTTTATGGGGTCAGCGCGATCACTGGCCACGAAAAATCCGTTCCCTGGATCATTCCGCTCGAACGTTTATCCTGA
- a CDS encoding efflux RND transporter periplasmic adaptor subunit: MKKHDDTNCGLTIQAHPQRKWPAKETWKQNVVLAFSTVLSVGALMTGLVPSSRASLEVLSDMDCVIEPSASIELGSAVSGLIAASYYDRSDYVAKGTVMAQLESDVERVTLAIAEESASSSTAVELRKLTAAFGERTHVRNQKLLKTSGVSRQVIDQMSTEARIAALQVVQEQESVRLARLEVVRAKASLARREIRSPISGSVVQAYKSAGEYVDGDPVYQIAQLDPLHVEVIVPIEYLGNLSTGMTAAIRIDVPGFENNVLSGEVRRIDAVADAASATYGVRLILENPDMKIPSGVRCQIDFLAS, translated from the coding sequence ATGAAAAAACATGACGACACTAACTGCGGTTTGACCATCCAGGCGCATCCGCAGCGAAAATGGCCAGCGAAAGAGACATGGAAGCAGAACGTTGTGCTTGCTTTCAGTACTGTGCTGAGCGTGGGTGCGTTGATGACCGGTCTGGTGCCCAGTTCCCGTGCATCATTGGAGGTGCTGTCAGACATGGATTGCGTCATTGAGCCCAGTGCCAGTATCGAGCTGGGCTCTGCGGTGTCAGGCTTGATTGCAGCAAGCTATTATGATCGCAGTGATTATGTGGCCAAAGGTACTGTCATGGCACAGCTGGAGAGCGATGTTGAACGAGTCACGCTGGCCATTGCCGAAGAGAGCGCCAGTAGTTCCACCGCCGTCGAACTACGCAAGTTGACAGCCGCTTTTGGCGAACGAACTCATGTACGAAATCAGAAGCTGCTGAAGACATCCGGCGTCTCCAGACAGGTGATAGACCAGATGAGCACAGAGGCGCGCATTGCTGCACTACAGGTGGTGCAGGAGCAGGAAAGTGTGCGATTGGCAAGACTTGAAGTGGTACGAGCCAAGGCCTCACTGGCGCGACGAGAAATACGTAGTCCTATCAGTGGCAGTGTGGTGCAGGCCTACAAGAGTGCCGGCGAATACGTGGACGGGGATCCGGTTTATCAGATTGCCCAGCTCGATCCTCTGCATGTGGAAGTCATTGTGCCGATCGAATATCTGGGCAACCTGTCGACCGGTATGACAGCTGCCATCCGGATTGATGTTCCGGGTTTTGAAAACAATGTACTGTCGGGAGAAGTGCGGCGTATAGATGCGGTTGCCGACGCTGCCAGCGCCACTTACGGGGTTCGGTTGATTCTGGAAAATCCGGACATGAAGATTCCCAGTGGTGTGCGTTGCCAGATTGATTTCCTGGCATCCTGA
- a CDS encoding FAD-binding oxidoreductase, with product MTIDTLLSQLREVVGAEHVLTGTDVSARATHFWDPAPLTAAAIIRPANTAETSSVLKLCHAAGQSVVTHGGSTGLVEGHYSTLDDIVLSTERMNTIEAVDVTGRTLTVGAGAILQRVQQTAVEAGLQFGLDLGARGSCTIGGNISTNAGGLSVLRYGMTREQVLGLEVVQADGTILSSMNRMMKNNSGYDLKHLFIGSEGTLGVITRAVLRLRPATPAVDTALLAFDSFSQLTQTLSQLSHSLSGSLDAFEVIWQPFYHLNTNPEMEGTSTSPLPRDYALYAIVESRSVDAEQASATFEAAMEQALIAENISDAVIAQSERERENIWHIREHVDVAVQQDLVFVYDISLPIVDMQDYVTTIQAQLQSHWPQVVLYVYGHLADGNLHIMVIPSSESAPSDAQRLEWHSISNDIVYQPLQALGGSISAEHGIGLSKKSYLWMSRTAEEIALMQTLKGAMDPQNILNPGKIIS from the coding sequence ATGACTATCGATACTCTGCTCTCGCAATTAAGGGAAGTGGTTGGTGCGGAACACGTACTGACAGGCACAGATGTCAGCGCACGAGCCACGCACTTCTGGGATCCTGCACCGCTCACCGCCGCTGCCATCATCCGGCCCGCCAACACCGCGGAGACCTCAAGCGTACTCAAACTCTGCCACGCAGCCGGACAATCGGTCGTCACTCACGGTGGCTCAACAGGCTTGGTAGAAGGCCATTACAGCACGCTGGATGACATCGTTTTATCAACGGAACGCATGAACACCATTGAAGCTGTTGATGTCACGGGTCGTACGCTGACAGTGGGGGCAGGCGCCATTTTGCAAAGAGTCCAGCAAACCGCTGTTGAGGCCGGATTGCAATTTGGCCTGGACCTGGGAGCGCGCGGCTCCTGCACTATCGGCGGCAATATATCCACCAATGCAGGCGGACTATCCGTACTGCGCTATGGCATGACCCGGGAACAAGTGCTCGGGCTTGAAGTGGTTCAGGCCGATGGCACCATCCTGTCCTCCATGAATCGCATGATGAAGAACAACTCCGGCTACGACCTGAAACACCTTTTCATCGGCAGTGAAGGAACACTGGGCGTGATCACACGTGCCGTGCTGCGCCTCAGACCGGCAACACCGGCAGTCGACACCGCGTTGCTGGCTTTCGATTCTTTTTCTCAGCTGACCCAGACTCTGAGCCAGCTGAGTCACAGCCTGAGTGGAAGCCTGGATGCTTTTGAAGTCATCTGGCAACCCTTCTACCACTTGAATACCAATCCCGAGATGGAAGGCACCAGCACCTCGCCATTACCTCGCGACTACGCACTCTATGCCATCGTGGAGTCTCGGAGTGTCGACGCCGAACAGGCCTCCGCCACCTTCGAAGCTGCCATGGAACAAGCGCTGATAGCCGAAAACATCAGCGATGCTGTCATTGCACAATCCGAACGTGAACGCGAGAATATCTGGCATATCCGCGAACATGTCGATGTCGCCGTACAACAAGATCTGGTTTTCGTCTACGACATCAGTCTGCCCATAGTCGACATGCAAGACTATGTCACTACCATCCAGGCTCAATTACAAAGCCACTGGCCGCAGGTTGTACTGTATGTCTATGGCCATCTGGCAGACGGCAATCTACATATAATGGTCATACCTTCCAGCGAATCTGCACCCTCCGACGCACAGCGACTGGAATGGCATTCGATCAGCAACGATATTGTTTATCAACCTCTCCAGGCTCTGGGTGGATCGATCTCTGCAGAACATGGCATCGGGCTGAGCAAAAAATCCTATCTCTGGATGTCACGTACTGCTGAGGAAATTGCCCTGATGCAGACACTGAAAGGCGCCATGGACCCACAGAATATTCTGAATCCGGGCAAGATCATTTCGTGA
- a CDS encoding AEC family transporter → MFQVAGLVLPLFGLIFLGYIAGRVRKIPIEGLAWLNFFILYIALPALFFRLLAATPVSEFANGQFLLNTSLGTFLIFVLCFLIARLLRKCDTQTATVQGFAGAYGNIGYMGPPLAIAAFGPQAGVPVALVFCLDNAMHFTLAPTLMAIGNKQPQPILAVIGSIITKIITHPFILATIAGMGAAWLEYQPPAAIDELLAKASAAAAPCALFAMGVTAALRPLRRIPPELAYLVPIKLLVHPLLMYLLLSRMPELDKTWLHAAVLLAALPSATNVFVIAQQYGVWEERASSVVVVSTLLSVFTVTTYLYLASAGLL, encoded by the coding sequence TTGTTTCAGGTAGCCGGACTGGTTCTGCCGCTCTTTGGTCTGATCTTTCTGGGTTATATCGCAGGACGAGTGCGAAAGATTCCCATCGAAGGACTCGCGTGGCTGAACTTCTTCATACTCTATATAGCCTTGCCCGCGCTGTTCTTCCGTCTGCTGGCCGCAACGCCGGTCTCTGAATTTGCCAATGGGCAATTCCTGCTCAATACCAGCCTGGGCACGTTCCTGATTTTCGTGCTCTGCTTTCTGATAGCCCGACTGCTGCGCAAGTGCGACACTCAGACTGCCACCGTTCAGGGCTTCGCCGGAGCGTATGGCAATATCGGATATATGGGCCCACCCTTGGCCATTGCCGCCTTCGGCCCCCAGGCAGGCGTACCAGTGGCACTGGTATTCTGCCTCGACAACGCCATGCACTTCACATTGGCGCCAACGCTCATGGCCATCGGCAACAAACAACCTCAGCCCATACTGGCCGTGATCGGTAGCATCATCACCAAAATCATCACGCATCCCTTCATTCTGGCCACCATCGCCGGCATGGGCGCGGCCTGGCTCGAGTATCAGCCTCCTGCAGCCATTGATGAACTGCTCGCCAAGGCATCAGCCGCTGCGGCTCCCTGTGCATTGTTCGCCATGGGAGTGACGGCGGCGCTGCGCCCCTTGCGACGCATACCGCCCGAACTCGCCTATCTGGTACCCATCAAGCTTCTGGTTCACCCGTTATTGATGTACCTTCTGCTAAGCCGAATGCCAGAGCTGGACAAGACCTGGCTGCATGCAGCGGTACTACTCGCCGCTCTGCCCTCTGCAACCAACGTCTTTGTCATTGCACAGCAATATGGCGTGTGGGAAGAGCGAGCATCCAGTGTCGTGGTCGTCTCCACTCTGCTCTCCGTCTTCACGGTTACCACCTACTTGTACCTGGCAAGTGCAGGCCTGCTCTGA
- a CDS encoding MFS transporter, with product MALRDQLLTFSRFLSSNLRWLAGGILLTFCSSVGQTFFIASFAGEIRADFDLSHGDFGIIYMLATLGSAATLILVGRVADEIAIYKVAMALIVLLAAAALLMASAETIPILLISIYFLRLLGQGMMTHTAMVAMGRWFVVERGRAVSVTSTGHQLGEGVLPLVVIALLAMTGWRTAWVVAAIVLVFVALPLSYLCLRTPRTPSQGDRDNHERGRQWTRAEVLRDAPFWAVCTGVLAPAFIGTSVFFHQVHLSALKDWAPGVVASSFAVMSITSVCVGLLTGHVIDRYSARFILPFFLLPLALGCLVLSLGQQPFMMSVFMFLLGGSYGVSNAVFGAIWPEIYGTRHLGAVRSVVSAAMVFASALGPGLTGWLIDLGVGFEQQLLVMCLYCVATMLVLFPVSKVLRQRHLLQPSQ from the coding sequence ATGGCATTGCGTGACCAACTACTGACATTTTCCCGGTTTCTGAGCTCTAATTTGCGTTGGTTAGCAGGTGGAATTCTGCTGACATTCTGTTCTAGTGTGGGGCAAACTTTCTTTATTGCCAGTTTTGCAGGCGAAATTCGAGCCGACTTTGACTTAAGTCACGGTGATTTCGGAATTATCTACATGCTGGCGACGCTCGGCAGTGCTGCGACATTGATTCTGGTGGGCCGAGTGGCCGACGAAATCGCCATCTACAAGGTGGCAATGGCTTTGATAGTCCTGCTGGCTGCCGCCGCCTTGTTGATGGCTTCGGCTGAGACCATTCCTATCTTGTTGATATCCATCTACTTCCTGCGCTTACTCGGGCAGGGGATGATGACTCACACGGCGATGGTGGCAATGGGCCGCTGGTTTGTGGTGGAACGTGGTCGAGCCGTATCGGTCACCTCGACGGGACATCAACTGGGCGAGGGGGTTCTACCGTTAGTGGTTATTGCGCTGCTGGCAATGACGGGGTGGAGAACGGCGTGGGTGGTGGCAGCGATCGTTCTGGTATTTGTCGCACTACCACTGAGCTATCTCTGTCTGCGAACCCCGCGTACGCCTTCGCAAGGCGATCGTGACAATCACGAAAGAGGACGACAATGGACTCGGGCAGAAGTATTACGGGACGCACCTTTCTGGGCTGTCTGTACTGGCGTGCTGGCACCGGCTTTCATTGGAACCTCCGTTTTCTTTCATCAGGTGCATCTCAGTGCGCTGAAGGATTGGGCTCCCGGGGTGGTAGCGAGCTCCTTTGCGGTGATGTCGATTACTTCTGTTTGTGTAGGTCTGCTGACGGGGCATGTGATAGATCGCTACAGTGCACGTTTTATATTGCCGTTTTTTCTATTGCCTCTGGCACTAGGCTGTCTGGTTCTTTCTCTAGGCCAGCAGCCGTTCATGATGTCTGTTTTCATGTTTCTTCTGGGTGGCTCCTACGGTGTCTCCAACGCCGTATTCGGGGCCATCTGGCCAGAAATCTATGGAACGCGTCATCTGGGAGCCGTACGCTCAGTTGTCTCAGCTGCGATGGTATTCGCCTCGGCGCTTGGCCCGGGCCTGACCGGTTGGTTGATTGATCTGGGCGTTGGATTTGAGCAGCAGCTGCTGGTCATGTGTCTTTATTGTGTGGCGACCATGCTCGTCCTGTTTCCCGTCTCCAAAGTGCTGCGGCAACGACATTTGCTGCAACCGAGCCAGTGA